GCAAATTCTCCAGCGGTTCCTGCGCCAAGAATAACTACTTCTGTAGGTGCAACTCCTGTGATATTTCCAAATAAAAGCCCTTTTCCAAATTCATTGGTAATCATTAATTCGGCGGCGATTAAAATAGATGCAGTTCCAGCAATTTCACTCAACGAGCGTACAGCAGGGTAGGAGCCGTCTTCATCTTTTAAATATTCAAAAGCAAGGGAAGTTATTTTTTTTCGGGATAAAGCTTCAAAATATCCTTTTTTTCTAGTCTTTAGTTGAATGGCGGAGATTAAAATGGCTTTTGTATTCATCATTTCAATTTCGGCAATTGTAGGTGGTTCGACTTTTAAAATCATCGGACACCCAAAAACTTTTTTGGTATCTTGACAAATTTCTGCACCAGCATCACTATATTCTTTATCACTGTAACTAGAGCTTATTCCAGCTCCTGCCTCAATCATTACTCGATGTCCTTGATAGGTAAGTGAATTCACAGCATCTGGTGTTAAGCAAATGCGTCGTTCTTGATAACTATTCTCTTTTGGAATTCCTATAAAAAGTTGGCTTTTATGTCTAGCGATTTCTAGTTTTTCTTCCTGAGGTAGTAATTGTTCTTTTGTGAATGGGCTTAATGACATTGATATGTTGTAATTAGTGGTACAATTTACAAAAAAGATTCAAAGAATAATGTTTTACAATGTCCTATTAGGATAATACTTTTTCCATTTTAATATCGGCTCTTTCATAAATGCCTTCTTCAAGAGGGATTTCTTTGAAACCAAAATTGGCATATAAAGCTAATGCGGGTCTTAATTTTCGATTGGAATAAAGAATTAATTTTTGAATTTCATTTTGTTTAGCTTTATCTAAACAATGTTCCATCAGTTTTTTACCAATTCCTAATCCTTGATTTTTATCAGATACTGCCATTTTGGTTAATTCAAATGTAGTTTCGTTAATCTTTATCAAGGATACTGTGCCAACAATTTGATTGTTGTATTGAGCATAAAAAATCATTCCTCCTTTGTCTAATATTTCTCCCTGAGGGTCGGATAATACCTTTTTATCTTTGGGTTCAACTTTAAAATATTTTTGAAGCCATTCTAAATTTAATATTTTAATAGCTTCTTTGTATTCCGTTGAAAAAGGGATAATGATTACTTTATTTGCTTCTATACTCATAATCCGAATTATTTTAATTCTAATAAACGCTCGCCAGTTGGCAATAATTGTATTGTAATAACAGTATGCTGTTCGGGAATCAGATTTTCGATTTTTTCAGACCATTCTATAAAACACCAGTTTCCTGAGTATAAATAGTCGTCTACACCCATATCTAGCGCTTCAGTTTCTTTGTTTAATCTGTAAAAATCAAAGTGATATACAGTTTGATTATTGGTTGTTTGGTACTCATTAACTAACGAAAATGTTGGACTGCTAGTCGCATCATTTACCCCCAATGTTTTACAAAGCTGTTTGATTAAAGTAGTTTTTCCAACACCCATTTCTCCATTAAAAAGGATTACATTATTTGGGTTTTGGTCTAAAATTTGTTGCGCAACTGTTGAAAGTTGCGCAATAGTAAATGTAATAGTCATTTTTAAATATTTCTATTGTCTAATTAAAATAAAATCAGGCTATTTCGGATTGAAAACAAGGAAAGGAATAATCATTTCCTCCAATGAAATTCCACCATGCTGATAGGTGTTTTTGTAATAACTCACATAATGGTTGTAGTTGTTTACATAAGCCAAAAATAAATCATTTTTAGCAAAAATATACGAACTGCTCATGTTTATGGCAGGTAAGCCTATTAGTTTTGGCTCTTTAACTGCATATACATCTTTTTGCTCATAAGTTAAACTACGACCAGTTTTGTAACGCAAATTCAAACTAGTATTTTTATCACCTACTACTTTTGATGGATTTTTGACATTAATAGTACCGTGATCGGTTGTTAATATCAATTTGAATCCTAATTTTTGAGCTTGTTGAATGATTTCCAATAAAGGAGAGTTTTTAAACCAACTCAAAGTTAGGGAACGATATGCTTTATCATCTGAAGCTAATTCTTTTACCACATCCATTTCGGTTTTGGCATGCGAAAGCATATCAACAAAGTTATAAACCACAGTAACAAGATCATTGTCTTTTAATGATTTAAAACTCTCTGCTAGTTTTTTCCCTCCCGCTAAATTGGTGATTTTAAAATAATCTTCTTTTAAATCGAGTCTTAGACGTTTTATTTGAGCAGTTAGAAATTCGGCTTCGTATAAGTTTTTACCGCCTTCTTCCGGGTCATTTTTCCAATATTGAGGAAATTGTTTCTCCATTTCAAGTGGTGTTAACCCTGAGAAAATGGCATTTCTTGCATATTGTGTAGCTGTAGGAAGTATAGAAAAATAAGGAACTTCTTTTTCGAGTTTATAATAATTACCTACTACACTTTCAAAAGCTTTCCATTGGTCGTAACGCAAATTGTCAATCACAACAAAAAGTACTGGTTTGTCTTTCTTCTGAATCTCAGGAACTACTAATTCTTTGAATAAGTTATGAGATTGTATTGGCTTATCTGCCTTTGGTGCAAACCAATCTTCATAATTACGTTCAATAAATTTTCCAAATTGAGAATTTGCTTCCACTTTTTGAGATTCCAGAATTTCGATCATTCCTTGGTCATCAATATTTTCAAGTTCTAATTCCCAGAAAATAAGCTTTTTATATAATTCTACCCAATCTTCATAGGAGTTCACCATAGCCATTTCCATAGTTATTTTACGGAACTCTTTTTGATAATCCAAAGTTGTTTTTTGAGAAATCAATCTAGAATTGTCGAGGTTTTTCTTCAAACTCAATAAAATCTGATTTGGATTTACTGGTTTGATTAGGTAATCGGCAATTTTAGAACCAATTGCTTCTTCCATAATATACTCTTCTTCACTTTTGGTAATCATAATCATCGGAATGGAAGATTTTTTTTCTTTCATTTCAGATAATGTTTCCAAACCGCTCATTCCAGGCATATTTTCATCAAGAAAAACAATGTCAAAATTATTTTCGTCAAAAATATCTATAGCATCGCGTCCATTGTTACAAGTAGTTACGCTGTAGTTTTTTTTCTCAAGAAATAAAATATGTGGTTTAAGTAAATCGATTTCATCATCGACCCAAAGTATTTTTATAGTATCCATATATAATTTATTTTAGTGCAATTTAGTTTTATAGAACTTAAAAAATATTAAAAATAGTATAAAGTTGATTAAAAATAATTAGAATTAATTCTGATTGTTTTTATTGGTTGTGTTTTTTGGTTTTGATTTATAGTTGTTTATCTGGAAAATAAACTGATTTGGTTTGCTAAATTTGATTTGGAAGAATTTGGGATTAATTTTCAATGGCTAGATGGAGTTTAAAAAATGTATTTTTGCTAACAAAAATATAGGACTATGTTATTTCTTATTCTATCTGTTATTTGTAGTGTAACTGTGGGTGTTATTTTTAAAATAGCCCGAAATTATCAAGTGCCTTCTACACAAATTGTGGCTTTTAATTATGTATTTGCTTTAGCGTTGTGTTACTTGTTTTTTAGCCCAGATGTAACAGTTTTGGATGCTTCATCACCTTGGATTGTCTTTGGCTCATTAGGAATTCTGTTGCCAGTTATTTTTGTTTTTCTTGCTGCTTCTATAAAACACATGGGAATTGTAAAAACAGATGCTGCTCAGCGTTTATCTTTGATTATTTCCCTTTTGGGAGCTTGGCTGTTTTTTCAAGAACAATTTAGTTTGTTAAAAGTAATGGCACTTTTGGCTGGACTTCCTGCACTATTGCTTATTTTAAATAAACCAACTGACAACAAGGAAAATAAATGGATGTATCC
The Flavobacterium sp. 5 DNA segment above includes these coding regions:
- a CDS encoding alanine dehydrogenase; translated protein: MSMSLSPFTKEQLLPQEEKLEIARHKSQLFIGIPKENSYQERRICLTPDAVNSLTYQGHRVMIEAGAGISSSYSDKEYSDAGAEICQDTKKVFGCPMILKVEPPTIAEIEMMNTKAILISAIQLKTRKKGYFEALSRKKITSLAFEYLKDEDGSYPAVRSLSEIAGTASILIAAELMITNEFGKGLLFGNITGVAPTEVVILGAGTAGEFAAKTAIGLGASVKVFDNSITKLRRLQNNLSQRIFTSTIQQKSLLKALRRCDVAIGAMRGKERCPVVVSETMVEHMKKGAVIVDISIDTGGCFETSEVTTHEKPTFIKSNVLHYCVPNIPSRYSKTASLSISNIITPYLLQIAEDGGIESAIRCNSGLKNGVYLYHGILTNKAIGDWFDLPDNDINLIVF
- a CDS encoding GNAT family N-acetyltransferase, whose amino-acid sequence is MSIEANKVIIIPFSTEYKEAIKILNLEWLQKYFKVEPKDKKVLSDPQGEILDKGGMIFYAQYNNQIVGTVSLIKINETTFELTKMAVSDKNQGLGIGKKLMEHCLDKAKQNEIQKLILYSNRKLRPALALYANFGFKEIPLEEGIYERADIKMEKVLS
- the tsaE gene encoding tRNA (adenosine(37)-N6)-threonylcarbamoyltransferase complex ATPase subunit type 1 TsaE — translated: MTITFTIAQLSTVAQQILDQNPNNVILFNGEMGVGKTTLIKQLCKTLGVNDATSSPTFSLVNEYQTTNNQTVYHFDFYRLNKETEALDMGVDDYLYSGNWCFIEWSEKIENLIPEQHTVITIQLLPTGERLLELK
- a CDS encoding bifunctional response regulator/alkaline phosphatase family protein, with amino-acid sequence MDTIKILWVDDEIDLLKPHILFLEKKNYSVTTCNNGRDAIDIFDENNFDIVFLDENMPGMSGLETLSEMKEKKSSIPMIMITKSEEEYIMEEAIGSKIADYLIKPVNPNQILLSLKKNLDNSRLISQKTTLDYQKEFRKITMEMAMVNSYEDWVELYKKLIFWELELENIDDQGMIEILESQKVEANSQFGKFIERNYEDWFAPKADKPIQSHNLFKELVVPEIQKKDKPVLFVVIDNLRYDQWKAFESVVGNYYKLEKEVPYFSILPTATQYARNAIFSGLTPLEMEKQFPQYWKNDPEEGGKNLYEAEFLTAQIKRLRLDLKEDYFKITNLAGGKKLAESFKSLKDNDLVTVVYNFVDMLSHAKTEMDVVKELASDDKAYRSLTLSWFKNSPLLEIIQQAQKLGFKLILTTDHGTINVKNPSKVVGDKNTSLNLRYKTGRSLTYEQKDVYAVKEPKLIGLPAINMSSSYIFAKNDLFLAYVNNYNHYVSYYKNTYQHGGISLEEMIIPFLVFNPK
- a CDS encoding EamA family transporter — translated: MLFLILSVICSVTVGVIFKIARNYQVPSTQIVAFNYVFALALCYLFFSPDVTVLDASSPWIVFGSLGILLPVIFVFLAASIKHMGIVKTDAAQRLSLIISLLGAWLFFQEQFSLLKVMALLAGLPALLLILNKPTDNKENKWMYPAIVLVGFGVIDILFKQIALNSNVPFTTSLLVLFSISLIVMAVYNVYELLFKKVKFDLKSIIFGGLVGGVILEIFYFI